A window of the Tenebrio molitor chromosome 1, icTenMoli1.1, whole genome shotgun sequence genome harbors these coding sequences:
- the scu gene encoding 3-hydroxyacyl-CoA dehydrogenase type-2 isoform X1 → MQGLALCSCISQSITNYVRFNSIHCKRSFYSLSSERLVDIKFYVEKNAVTLVTGGASGLGKATVERLVQQGSRVVLCDLQSSKGHEVAKTIGEDKVIFAPVNVTSESDVKTALGLTKEKFGKLDNVVNCAGIGVAFKTYNFNKKTAHSLEDFTKVITVNTIGTFNVIRLAVGLIGENQPNEKGERGVIINTASVAAFEGQMGQAAYAASKGGIVGMTLPIARDLASQAIRVVTIAPGLFRTPLFSALPEKVVAFLEKSVPFPPRLGNPSEYAQLVESIIENPMLNGETIRLDGALRMQP, encoded by the exons ATGCAGGGACTGGCATTGTGTAGTTGTATTTCCCAAAGTATTACGAATTACGTACGATTCAATTCAATTCATTGTAAACGGAGTttctatagtttgtccagcgagagattggttgacataaaattctacgtagagaaa AACGCTGTTACATTGGTAACTGGAGGGGCTTCCGGTTTGGGAAAAGCCACAGTTGAGAGGCTGGTGCAGCAAGGTAGCCGAGTTGTATTGTGTGATTTGCAATCTTCCAAAGGTCACGAGGTTGCTAAAACTATCGGTGAAGATAAAGTAATCTTTGCTCCTGTTAAT GTAACATCCGAGAGTGATGTTAAAACTGCTTTGGGCTTGACGAaagaaaaatttggaaaattggaTAATGTCGTAAACTGCGCTGGGATTGGAGTTGCATTTAAAACTTACAATTTCAACAAGAAAACTGCACACAGCTTGGAGGACTTCACAAAAGTTATCACG GTTAACACCATTGGCACCTTCAATGTGATCAGACTGGCTGTGGGACTAATTGGGGAAAACCAACCCAACGAAAAAGGTGAACGCggagtaataataaatacggcgAGTGTTGCAGCTTTTGAAGGACAGATGGGACAAGCCGCGTACGCGGCAAGCAAAGGGGGCATCGTAGGAATGACTCTTCCCATCGCTAGAGACTTGGCAAGTCAAGCAATAAGAGTCGTCACCATAGCACCTG GTCTCTTCCGCACTCCGCTGTTTTCCGCTCTCCCCGAAAAAGTTGTTGCATTTTTGGAAAAGTCAGTCCCATTCCCGCCTAGACTCGGCAACCCATCGGAGTACGCGCAGCTGGTCGAAAGCATCATCGAAAATCCCATGTTGAACGGAGAAACCATCAGACTAGATGGCGCCTTACGCATGCAACCCTAA
- the Alg14 gene encoding UDP-N-acetylglucosamine transferase subunit ALG14, with the protein MEGQLKLELAILVFVLILARVLYVIHKITTGFSRTASSKRVRPCKTVICIGSGGHTTEMINLLSTIDFTRYFPRYYFLAFSDKTSYTKVKNLEDSKENDSYKIIKIPRSRNVGQFYHTSVFTTLFSTLYTIPFILKIRPDLILCNGPGTCIPICLVGFLLKVAFITDTRIVFIESFCRTETFSLTGKILVYFADNFLVQWPRLKQKLRRAEYIGQLM; encoded by the exons ATGGAAG GTCAACTGAAACTTGAGCTTGCAATTTTGGTGTTTGTATTGATTCTGGCGAGAGTGTTGTATGTGATTCATAAAATTACAACAGGCTTTAGCAGGACAGCTTCGAGTAAAAGAGTTCGACCATGCAAGACAGTCATTTGTATTGGTTCCGGGGGACACACCACAGAAATgataaatcttcttagtactATAGATTTCACAAGATACTTTCCACGATATTATTTCCTGGCATTTAGTGATAAAACTAGTTACAccaaagtgaaaaatttagaAGACTCAAAAGAGAATGATTCGTACAAGATCATTAAGATACCCAGAAGTCGAAATGTGGGTCAGTTTTACCACACATCTGTATTCACAACACTTTTCTCTACTTTGTATACAATTccctttattttaaaaataagacCAGACTTAATTTTGTGTAATGGTCCAGGTACTTGCATTCCTATCTGTTTAGTAGGTTTTCTCTTAAAAGTTGCCTTTATCACTGACACCAGAATTGTTTTTATCGAGAGCTTTTGCCGAACTGAGACATTTTCGTTAACCGGAAAAATTCTGGTGTACTTTGCTGATAACTTTCTAGTCCAATGGCCTCGCCTAAAACAGAAACTGAGAAGGGCGGAATACATTGGACAACTGAtgtaa
- the LOC138138587 gene encoding proline-rich protein PRCC isoform X2: MALVAYDYDSGSENEEDEVSTSAAVIINTEDASKDKKKVEETITVNQSSEEVNNGNDVPQILSQLPESKSSTANIVEEKIEDFIPKYRPATETKEKKPQKTKILIPSLSEFEDEEDEPEPKKRKTSIKSSGLLSILPPVKGSPLSTKSFIPNVLKNKPQISEKSKKLLPNAVRQKAEQAKTAAIKKIIRTTEHGNDAESDDDIEVPETFDDEMWQKVCGRRTKPKPQVIQAIEEVAREPMVNIAPEPVKPYDGLDNAAFKELVGKSKRPVNIKLIDINEEEIIPDKDVWLTKSLTDPDTAPKAAVENPVDPTRKKKHHITYLAEQAKANEQELQSQWSASKHTRNQTRAKYGF, encoded by the coding sequence ATGGCTTTAGTTGCATATGACTATGATAGTGGTAGTGAAAATGAAGAAGATGAGGTGTCTACATCGGCAGCGGTTATAATTAACACAGAAGACGCATCAAAAGACAAAAAGAAAGTTGAAGAAACGATCACAGTAAATCAGTCATCTGAAGAAGTCAATAATGGGAATGACGTCCCACAGATTCTGTCGCAACTTCCTGAATCTAAATCGTCGACAGCGAATATCGTAGAAGAAAAGATAGAAGACTTTATACCAAAATATCGACCAGCaacagaaacaaaagaaaagaaacCACAAAAGACCAAAATATTAATCCCTTCATTATCAGAATTTGAAGATGAAGAGGATGAACCTGAACCGAAAAAGCGAAAAACGTCGATCAAAAGTTCTGGTTTGCTATCAATATTACCACCAGTTAAAGGTTCACCATTGTCAACTAAAAGTTTCATACCAaatgtgttaaaaaataaacctcAAATCAGCGAAAAGTCGAAAAAACTCCTACCAAATGCGGTTCGACAAAAGGCGGAACAAGCAAAAACGGcagccattaaaaaaattatcaggACAACTGAACATGGCAATGATGCAGAAAGCGATGACGATATTGAAGTACCTGAAACCTTTGATGACGAAATGTGGCAGAAAGTTTGTGGCCGACGCACCAAACCAAAACCGCAGGTCATACAAGCAATTGAGGAAGTCGCAAGGGAACCAATGGTAAATATCGCACCGGAACCGGTAAAGCCTTACGACGGATTAGACAACGCCGCCTTCAAAGAGTTGGTTGGAAAGAGCAAACGACCAGTGAACATAAAACTTATCGATATCAATGAAGAAGAAATCATACCCGACAAGGACGTGTGGCTTACGAAGTCGCTAACCGATCCAGACACTGCACCTAAGGCTGCCGTAGAAAATCCGGTAGATCCCACAAGGAAGAAGAAGCATCATATTACGTACTTGGCAGAGCAAGCCAAGGCCAACGAGCAAGAGCTTCAAAGTCAATGGTCCGCAAGCAAACACACACGAAATCAAACACGTGCAAAATAcggtttttaa
- the scu gene encoding 3-hydroxyacyl-CoA dehydrogenase type-2 isoform X2 — protein MIKNAVTLVTGGASGLGKATVERLVQQGSRVVLCDLQSSKGHEVAKTIGEDKVIFAPVNVTSESDVKTALGLTKEKFGKLDNVVNCAGIGVAFKTYNFNKKTAHSLEDFTKVITVNTIGTFNVIRLAVGLIGENQPNEKGERGVIINTASVAAFEGQMGQAAYAASKGGIVGMTLPIARDLASQAIRVVTIAPGLFRTPLFSALPEKVVAFLEKSVPFPPRLGNPSEYAQLVESIIENPMLNGETIRLDGALRMQP, from the exons ATGATCAAG AACGCTGTTACATTGGTAACTGGAGGGGCTTCCGGTTTGGGAAAAGCCACAGTTGAGAGGCTGGTGCAGCAAGGTAGCCGAGTTGTATTGTGTGATTTGCAATCTTCCAAAGGTCACGAGGTTGCTAAAACTATCGGTGAAGATAAAGTAATCTTTGCTCCTGTTAAT GTAACATCCGAGAGTGATGTTAAAACTGCTTTGGGCTTGACGAaagaaaaatttggaaaattggaTAATGTCGTAAACTGCGCTGGGATTGGAGTTGCATTTAAAACTTACAATTTCAACAAGAAAACTGCACACAGCTTGGAGGACTTCACAAAAGTTATCACG GTTAACACCATTGGCACCTTCAATGTGATCAGACTGGCTGTGGGACTAATTGGGGAAAACCAACCCAACGAAAAAGGTGAACGCggagtaataataaatacggcgAGTGTTGCAGCTTTTGAAGGACAGATGGGACAAGCCGCGTACGCGGCAAGCAAAGGGGGCATCGTAGGAATGACTCTTCCCATCGCTAGAGACTTGGCAAGTCAAGCAATAAGAGTCGTCACCATAGCACCTG GTCTCTTCCGCACTCCGCTGTTTTCCGCTCTCCCCGAAAAAGTTGTTGCATTTTTGGAAAAGTCAGTCCCATTCCCGCCTAGACTCGGCAACCCATCGGAGTACGCGCAGCTGGTCGAAAGCATCATCGAAAATCCCATGTTGAACGGAGAAACCATCAGACTAGATGGCGCCTTACGCATGCAACCCTAA
- the LOC138138587 gene encoding proline-rich protein PRCC isoform X1, which translates to MLSVHCLRNQMALVAYDYDSGSENEEDEVSTSAAVIINTEDASKDKKKVEETITVNQSSEEVNNGNDVPQILSQLPESKSSTANIVEEKIEDFIPKYRPATETKEKKPQKTKILIPSLSEFEDEEDEPEPKKRKTSIKSSGLLSILPPVKGSPLSTKSFIPNVLKNKPQISEKSKKLLPNAVRQKAEQAKTAAIKKIIRTTEHGNDAESDDDIEVPETFDDEMWQKVCGRRTKPKPQVIQAIEEVAREPMVNIAPEPVKPYDGLDNAAFKELVGKSKRPVNIKLIDINEEEIIPDKDVWLTKSLTDPDTAPKAAVENPVDPTRKKKHHITYLAEQAKANEQELQSQWSASKHTRNQTRAKYGF; encoded by the exons ATGTTATCAGTACATTGTCTTC gtAACCAAATGGCTTTAGTTGCATATGACTATGATAGTGGTAGTGAAAATGAAGAAGATGAGGTGTCTACATCGGCAGCGGTTATAATTAACACAGAAGACGCATCAAAAGACAAAAAGAAAGTTGAAGAAACGATCACAGTAAATCAGTCATCTGAAGAAGTCAATAATGGGAATGACGTCCCACAGATTCTGTCGCAACTTCCTGAATCTAAATCGTCGACAGCGAATATCGTAGAAGAAAAGATAGAAGACTTTATACCAAAATATCGACCAGCaacagaaacaaaagaaaagaaacCACAAAAGACCAAAATATTAATCCCTTCATTATCAGAATTTGAAGATGAAGAGGATGAACCTGAACCGAAAAAGCGAAAAACGTCGATCAAAAGTTCTGGTTTGCTATCAATATTACCACCAGTTAAAGGTTCACCATTGTCAACTAAAAGTTTCATACCAaatgtgttaaaaaataaacctcAAATCAGCGAAAAGTCGAAAAAACTCCTACCAAATGCGGTTCGACAAAAGGCGGAACAAGCAAAAACGGcagccattaaaaaaattatcaggACAACTGAACATGGCAATGATGCAGAAAGCGATGACGATATTGAAGTACCTGAAACCTTTGATGACGAAATGTGGCAGAAAGTTTGTGGCCGACGCACCAAACCAAAACCGCAGGTCATACAAGCAATTGAGGAAGTCGCAAGGGAACCAATGGTAAATATCGCACCGGAACCGGTAAAGCCTTACGACGGATTAGACAACGCCGCCTTCAAAGAGTTGGTTGGAAAGAGCAAACGACCAGTGAACATAAAACTTATCGATATCAATGAAGAAGAAATCATACCCGACAAGGACGTGTGGCTTACGAAGTCGCTAACCGATCCAGACACTGCACCTAAGGCTGCCGTAGAAAATCCGGTAGATCCCACAAGGAAGAAGAAGCATCATATTACGTACTTGGCAGAGCAAGCCAAGGCCAACGAGCAAGAGCTTCAAAGTCAATGGTCCGCAAGCAAACACACACGAAATCAAACACGTGCAAAATAcggtttttaa